From Simonsiella muelleri ATCC 29453:
CACTCACCCAGCCAAAGCTAAGCGAGCGGTGCAACTTCATAAGGAATAATTTTAAAAACAATATTTAAAATCACACGATTTCATAGCGGAGCATTGCTCAACGCTGCCTGAAACCCTGTATTCGCTGCCTACTGCCGCAGCGTTAGAACCATTCCGTAGATAGATTCCAGCATTGGGAATACGTCCCAATTCATCAAGATACGTTCAAATTGTCGCCTGTTCACGGACGCACAATGCGCTACCCGTATGCACGGACATTTCAACTGCTTGGGGCTGATTGAATGCAGCCTGAAACCCAATTACACGACTTACTTTCTGAAATCAATCAGGGAAGTTGGGTTACTTGCGTTTCCAAATTGTTAAAGAACTGTGATACCTGCACAGCTCAAATTAAACACTACGTTTAAGAAAAAATCAACACTTTGTTTAAATTTCAAAATAAACTTTTGATAGTAAATGAAATATTTTTTAAGAGATTTACAGTAAGTTTAATTTTTGATGATTTTGAGCAAGATATAGATAGCAAAAATCCCCGTGGCAACGGGGATTAATGTATGGCTCTCGTCTGATGATTAACCACGTCATGGAGTAAGCACGAAACGGAAAGTTATTGTCAGGGGAAATAGGCTTGGAAGTGAACCATAAGGCTATTTTAGCGGAGGTTCTGTTTTAACTAAAAACCATCAAGCTGATTAGATTTAGGATATTTTTTATTAAATACGTCCCATTCAGGCACTTCCCCATATTTTTCTTGATATTCACTATATGCAAACACATCCCATTCAGGTGGAGGAGCTGGTTTTTGTGTTTTAACCGCAGGCTTTTCATTAGAAGTAGAAATTTTAGTAGGATTTATAATTGGTGTTTCATGTGTTGGCGGTGATATTGTATAGTAATTTTTTGTTGTATGTACACAAGATGTAGTTAATACTGATACGATACATAAGTTAAAAAATTTACTCATGATTTTCTCACTTTTCATAATTAAGGAAAATTCTTTTTAATTCAACAGCAATGCCAATAATTTGTGTATCAGTTGGCATAATTTCTGGCATCTGATTGTTATATTTTAAAAAATACTGGTTTTTTAAATCAATAGATAATTTAGCAACAATCCCACGTTCATTTGATGATACGAGTACAACATGGTTATGTTGTGCTTTTAAATGTGGATTGATAAGTAAAATATCATCTTTAAAAATGCCTATACTTTGTAGTTCATCATTTGGTATTTTGACCCAAAATGGTATTTTGGGTGGTGCTGTAATAACTTGATTTAAATCCAATAATTTAAAATTTTTTTGACTATTTGCAATTACAGTACCATAATTTTCATTAACAAAATGATTGATATTCCCTGTATTGTTGATGTTGGTAACTGCATTACTTTTCTCAATCAGCATTTCTCCCTTACCTGTTTTAACCCAGTTAGATGAAACATTTAATTTTTCTTGAATATCTAAAATTCCTTGATTTGAAATACCACGTTTTTCCCAATTTTTAACAACTTGTGGGGAAGTGTTGAGTAAATGGGCAATTCCTGTTTGTGTATTTACTTGAAAAAGCTCCTGTGTCGCAGCGTATAGCCTTTGCATTGTGATGTCCATAATGTATCTGTTTCAATTCTTTACAGTCCATAACTGCTAAATTATCCCTGATTTAAACAAAATGTTGTTAAACGCATTGTTTGACTTTTTATTAAACATAGTGTTTAATTTAAGCATTTTTAAACATGGAGTTTTGTTATGAATGCCAACGAGCCATCAGACAAAAAGATTATTGAACAATTAGGTGGCACAAGTCAGGTGGCAAAATTGATAAAAGCCAGTCCACAACGTGTCCATAACTGGAAAAATCGGGGTATTCCAGCTTCTGTTAAATTAGCTTATCCTGAATTATTTCTAATTACCCAAATTTCAAAAGAGCAAAAATAAAGCCCATTGGCTGCAACCAAATGGGCTTTCAAATGCTTTTATTACAAGCAGAAAGTTTACCATAAAATGCTTTTATTGCAAACCCTTAAATCACATCTCAACGAAGAATGCGCCATTGTTTACCGCGAATTTAGCGCAATTTGTGGCACAAATGTTCAGGCTGCCACGATGTTGTCCAAATTCGTGTATTGGTCTGATGTCGTTCATCGCACCGAGCCGCAAAAATGTGGCTGGTTCTACAAAACCGCCCAACATCTTTACGATGAATTGGGCTTAACTCGTCGTGGCTATGAAAAAGCACGAAACTTTCTGATTTCACAGGGTTTACTGCAATACAGACGCGGTGGCGTTCACGGTAAAATGCACTTTTGCGTGAATTTTGGGCGTTTGCTGGAAATGGTTTATGAAATTAAAGGTATGGTTGCACCAAAAAATATTTTGCAAACCCAAATTGACCGCGACAATTACACCATTCCCAAATTTATTCCATTGGACAAATGGAATGATTATCTTGATGTTTACAAAGATAAAAAAGGCAAATTTCCCAGCAATAAACAAAAAAGTGCCTTGATTAAGCAGTTGGCACGTTTGCGTGGCAAATTTGATTTGAATGTGGTTATGGAACGCAGTATTGTTGCTGGTTGGATTGGCTTTTATTCGCCTGAATATCAGCCCAGCCAAGTGAATAGCTATCAAGAACAAAAACACATTCAAGCCATTCAAAAAGAAATCCAAGAGCAACAGAGACAACGTGAGAGCCAAGCTCCACCGCGTAGTGAAGCCGCCAAGCAGGAACAAAAGCAAATTATGGCGGAGATAATGAAACACCTGAAAAAGGCTAAAAAGTGGTGAAATCGTTGTAATTTTGCCTGTTTTGGTGTGCCTGATTTGGTGGGTAACTGTATATTTTATTTAGATTTTTATTTAATTTTTCCCAAAATGCACCCGTATAACACCCAAAATGGGTGTTTTTTATTTATGCTTTCGTTGAATGGCGTTTCAGGCAGCCTGAAACGTATTTCTGCCTATTTTTTAAGTAAAAAACCGCATTCATTCATCAAGTAGAAAATGTTTTAAAATCATGTCTTTGTACATTTTGAACAATGTACTTTGAACAAAATGTACATTGTACTTTGCTCAAAATGGACGCACTCTATACAAAGAATACTTTCAAAGATTACGCCAAAGAAAATGAGCGCGGTCGCGCTCGGTGGTATTTTGATTTTTTGTTTATCAGAAAGAAAATGCGTGTGGCAGGGATAGTTTTTCTTGATAAAATTTGCCCAATTTCCGTGAAAACATTGAATTTGCCAAATACCGTGAACCGATTGCCATTACACAATACGGCAAACCTGCTGTGGTTTTGATGAGTTATGAAGAAGCGGTTAATTTATTGAACATCAAAGAAAAAGCATATTCAGATGAACGAGTGCCCAATGAATTAACTCGCCAAGCCATGCAAGAATTGAGAGATGACCGTCAGAGCCGACATTTGAAACGACATGATAGCGTAGAAGCTATGATAGCGGATATTCAGGTGTTTGAAGAATGAACCGTACACTTGTACCGAGAATACGCGAAATTCAAGCTGAATTTTTGGCTCAGCTGCCCGATGAATTACATCAAGGACAAGTTGGGCGTGTTGCCAAACGTTTTGCATTGGTGGCAACAGCGTTGGAAATGTCGCGTTCTATTACATGCATTATGCAGGGCATGGGTATGTTAATGGTGCAAAAGTGTTTTGATGATTGGCTCAACCGTACAGGTGCTGGTAAACAAGAAGATTTGAAAATCATCAAGAAAATGGCGGACTTTATGCAACTAAACGCTGACAATGGGCGTTTTGCTCAATGGGACGCTAAAATCACATCGTCCAACCATGCAGGGTATTTCAGGAAAGTGGATTATGGTAAAAGTACCCACTATTGGATGGTACCGGCGGTGTTTGAACAGGAAATTTTTCAGGGTATTGATATTCAAAAAGTGTGTCAGGTTCTGTGTGATTTGGGGTGGTTAATCCGCCCTAATGATAAAAACTGGAAGCATTTGAAACGTGATAAAGGGCGTTTTTATGTTATTAAAGGAATTGAAATTCCTGAAAAATAATCTATTTTTTACTCAAAGCCATCAATCATTGATTTTGATTGATGGCTTTTTGTAACACCTTGTATCGCCCGTATCGCCCAGTATTATTCTAAATAATTTATTTAAATTCAATAATGTAACAGGTGTAACACCTGTAACTCCCAACTTTACCATTATTTGAATTTAGAAAATAACTTTATTTAAGAAACAATCATATTTAGGGTATTACGGGTGTTATATCTTTTAACCATATGTTTTTATTAATAAATATTTTATTATTAGGGTGTTACAAAGGTGTTACGAGGCTGTTACATCCATTTATCAAAGAAAAAAATTTGGTGGAATGCCAAAAATTGTTGGGGTCCTGATTTTTTTAATAAAAAAAAATTTGATTTATCAGGAAAAAAATCGTCAGAAGAAAAAATGCCTTTCGGTGGAGTTTTGGCAGTAGTGGATAAACCTGTTTTCTGATGATTATTTAATTGAATTTAAATGGAAAAAAGTTTTATTTTTTTAAAAAATAACTTGATTTACACACGATTCGTGTGTATAATGGCTTTATTAAATGTTAAACAGGAACTTCAATTATGAACCATTTAGACACCCAACTGCAAAAAGCCCAAGTTAAACAAGCGTGGGAAGATGTCCGCAAAAAGCGTTTAGAAAACGATTTGACCGAACAACTGAACGAAATCCAAATCAAAAAAGCCGAATTAGACTTGGCACAACACGAACAATTACAGGAGATTGAAAGACGTAAACAATTGGCGGAACTCGCTAAACTGGAACAGGAAGCCAACCACATTTTATTAGCAAGTAAGGTAGGTGCTTCAATTTTGGCGGTGGTTTCGTTTATTGTGGTTACAATCATTACAATTTATGAGAAACTGAAAGCCGTATTTGGCGGTTAAAATTAAGGCGATATGGGATAGCAATTATCTCATATCCACTAAAACTTAAATCATTGAACAATATGGAGATTTGAAATGATTAAAGAAAATAAAACAGTAGCTGAACAACTAGATTTTGAATTGGCTGAAATCAAAAAGAAACATGAACTTGCCAATAAAAAGGCGGTCGTATGGATTATTTTAATGTTGTTATTGACGCTTTGGTTTTGGTCGTGGTTATGATGAATTTCCCTGAAATTGGCTACACGCCAGCGAATTTGCGTTATGTATTGGAACAAATGAGGTGGACACAAAAAGAGCTTGCAGAGCGTTTAAACGTCAGTTTAAGGGGCGTTCAAGCGTGGGTAGCAGACGTGGACAAACCAGCCCATAGGGATATGCCTGTAAGCCAATGGCAAGCCTTACTTGTGCTTATTCAGGCAGCCTGAAACAGCAAAAATCGCCTATTTCTACAATAGCGGAAATAGGCGATTTTTTTAACTATTGTTGAATAGCGTTTGCCTAATTCTACGTTCATTTTCTGCTCCAACCACTTGATTAAATCATCTCTATTTTCAAATTTAGGAACAGCCACGAAATCATCTTCAA
This genomic window contains:
- a CDS encoding LexA family protein, coding for MDITMQRLYAATQELFQVNTQTGIAHLLNTSPQVVKNWEKRGISNQGILDIQEKLNVSSNWVKTGKGEMLIEKSNAVTNINNTGNINHFVNENYGTVIANSQKNFKLLDLNQVITAPPKIPFWVKIPNDELQSIGIFKDDILLINPHLKAQHNHVVLVSSNERGIVAKLSIDLKNQYFLKYNNQMPEIMPTDTQIIGIAVELKRIFLNYEK
- a CDS encoding type II toxin-antitoxin system prevent-host-death family antitoxin encodes the protein MPNFRENIEFAKYREPIAITQYGKPAVVLMSYEEAVNLLNIKEKAYSDERVPNELTRQAMQELRDDRQSRHLKRHDSVEAMIADIQVFEE
- a CDS encoding helix-turn-helix domain-containing protein, with protein sequence MDYFNVVIDALVLVVVMMNFPEIGYTPANLRYVLEQMRWTQKELAERLNVSLRGVQAWVADVDKPAHRDMPVSQWQALLVLIQAA